From the genome of Kluyveromyces lactis strain NRRL Y-1140 chromosome F complete sequence:
ATTTTCTCTGTTTCGAGTTGTTTGTTATTAGGGACAAGTGTCTTCAGTGGGATGTATTTTGACAGATATGGTGCTAGAAAACCTTTAGTGATAGGTACAGTAATGACCGTTGGGGGTGTATTGGCAGTAGCACAATGTACTAAAGTGTGGCAGTTTATTCTTGCATTGAGTGTTTGCGTTGGCACAGGATCAGGTATTACGTCTAGTCCGTTATTGGGATGTATCTGTCACCATTTTCAGAAGCGAAGAGCTATTGCCACTGCAGTTGCCATTAACGGTGGGAGTATTGGTGGTGTTATTTTCCCATTATTCTTAGAAAAATCGTTTAAAAATTTGGGGTTCGCCTGGACTATGAGAATTATGGCTTTAATTTGTGGAGTATGTTTGACTGTTTCGATGTTTTTAATCAAGGAAGACCCCGAGAAACGTGCGGCTGTCGAACCGAAAGATGCTAGCACTCCTTTCCACAAGAATTTACTTTACAACATAAGAGATTCCTTTGATTACAAGTCTATAGTATCCGATCAAAAGTATCTGTTTTGTGTTTTAGCTTCGTGTTTGGCTGAGGTATCTACTGGTGCCGTTTTAACCTATATCACATCTTACTGTACAACGGTAGGGTATTCTGAGAATACTTCATTTTTACTTGTCACCATTTTGAACACCTTAAGTATTGTCGGGGGATACATGTTTAGTTTTTTGGCTGATAAAGTGATGGGCAGATTTAACGTCATGAtcatgatcaatttcttgttaGGATTTGTCCCGCTAATATTTTGGTTACCTTTCGGAAACATAGGTCCTTCGGTAATGTACGGATTTTCCGCAGTCTATGGTTTGTTTTATGGGTCATTGATTAATCT
Proteins encoded in this window:
- a CDS encoding uncharacterized protein (similar to uniprot|Q08268 Saccharomyces cerevisiae YOL119C MCH4 or uniprot|Q08777 Saccharomyces cerevisiae YOR306C MCH5) — encoded protein: MSSDSMGVKGIDGQLTQAAMSNIETIELKGINEQRTRKNVIGSEVGININELQPVQSFDNDDGGSDAYTDYDDDGFTYAEGGIAAWLVVLGSFLGILPTWGLYFSAGVIQTYVARHQLKDESTSTVSWIFSVSSCLLLGTSVFSGMYFDRYGARKPLVIGTVMTVGGVLAVAQCTKVWQFILALSVCVGTGSGITSSPLLGCICHHFQKRRAIATAVAINGGSIGGVIFPLFLEKSFKNLGFAWTMRIMALICGVCLTVSMFLIKEDPEKRAAVEPKDASTPFHKNLLYNIRDSFDYKSIVSDQKYLFCVLASCLAEVSTGAVLTYITSYCTTVGYSENTSFLLVTILNTLSIVGGYMFSFLADKVMGRFNVMIMINFLLGFVPLIFWLPFGNIGPSVMYGFSAVYGLFYGSLINLAPVCCGQISRTNEFGRRYATMYCFVGLSFLVAIPVSGVIIGDGSLKNYNNFIIYVSVLSMISSGLYTMSKCYAVKQKLNRSPRNAHNNTILSSVFAFVTKKF